Below is a genomic region from Pectobacterium polaris.
ATTTTTTGATGTAAAAAGCGAGCGAAAAGATGAAGGGACGGTGGGGAAAGTACGTGCTGACCGCAGTGGTCATTGCCATTCTGGCGGGGTGCCAATCCAGGCCAACCGATCGCGGGCAGCAATATAAAGATGGTCACCTCAACCAGCCTCTAGAATTGGTGAATGAACCTAGTGCCAAAGGAAAACCGGTCAACGCGCGGGATTTCATGACTCAGGTTTCTGAAATCCGGTCGGCGTCACCTAATCTGTATTCGCGCAATAATACGACCTTTCAGGCGATTGAAAGCTGGATGATGTCAGGCGCGGACACCCGCGAGCTGAGCAAGTTTGGTCTGAACGCCTGGCAGATGGAAGGCGTTGATAACTTTGGTAACGTGCAGTTCACGGGTTACTACACGCCAGTGTTGCAGGCGCGCCATACCCGTCAGGGTGAATTCCGCCATCCTTTATATGCTATGCCGTCAAAGGGCAAAAAGAACCGCCGACTGCCAGATCGTGCCGGCATTTATTCAGGCGCGCTTGATGAACGACTGGTTCTCGCCTGGACCAATTCGCTGGTCGATAACTTCATGATGGAAGTGCAGGGCAGCGCCTATATTGATTTTGGTGATGGACGCCCGCTGACGTTCTTCGGCTATGCGGGCAAAAACGGCCACGCTTACCGCAGCATTGGTAAGGTGCTGATCGACCGCGGTGAAGTTGCACGTGAAGACATGTCGATGCAGGCCATCCGCAAGTGGGCGGAGCAGCACACCGAATATGAAGTGCGTGAGCTGTTTGAGCAGAATCCTTCCTTTGTGTTCTTTAAGCCAATGATGTCTGCGCCCGTCAAAGGGGCAAGCGCCGTGCCGCTGGTGGCGAAAGCCTCCGTCGCTTCTGACCGTTCGCTGATCCCGGCAGGCACGGCTCTGTTAATGGAAGTACCGCTGTTGGATAACGTTGGAAAATTCACTGGCAAGTATGAAATGCGTCTGATGATTGCGCTGGATGTTGGCGGGGCGATTAAAGGCCAGCACTTCGATATGTATCAGGGCATTGGGCCGGATGCCGGTCACTCGGCGGGTTTCTATAACCACTATGGCCGGGTCTGGGTCTTGAAGAACGCGCAAAGCAGCCCGACGAACAGTTCAGGATCGCTGTTAGTCAGCAATCCACAGTAGTCATCTCTTTCGTTTGAAATCTCAGAAGTGGTGTCAAATAAGCCACTTCTGAGATGAGACGTTTGCTCCCCACGCACCAGAATAGAATCAGCGGTTAAAGCCGTATTTGCTGCTCAATCCTAATTCGTTCACGATACGAACGCCGGAATCCAACGCTTCTCCCTGCAAACCCCGCAGCGGACGGCGCAGACTGCCTGCCGGTAATCCGACTGCCTTCATCAACGATTTTACCGCCACGGGATTGATGGCCGAGTAGGTGTAGTGCAGCAGCGGCAGCAAATGCTGATACGCCTTACGGAAGCGTTCTGCATCTTCGCCGTTTTTCCACGGACGAGAAATTTCTGCCAGTTCTGCCGGTGCAATATTGCCCGTCATGTTGGCTGTTCCATGTCCTCCCAACGACATCGTTGGCACCACCAGACCCAGATTAGGTGAATCGCAGCACATCACCGACACATCGGGATTGCCTGCCAGCACTTGTGCGACCTGGCCTACGCGGGTGGTGGATTCTTTATGAATGACGTAGTTCGGATGTTGGAAAATACGCAGCAGCGATGTCCAGTGCAGGTCCGTTTTTACGCGCGGCGGGTTGTTATAAATCCCTAACGGCAAATCGGTCGCATCTGCAATTTCCAGAAAGTAGCTTTCGATGTCGCTCTCACTGGCACAGATATAGGCGGGGGCGGCGATAATCGCACCGTCTGCGCCGTTGTCATGTGCATAGCGAACATAGTCGATGGTAGTATCGGTATTGTTACCAGTACAGCCATAGAACAGCTTCATTTTGCTGGTGCTGTATTGTGCGGTTCGGCGGATGATCGCTTTTCTCTCATCGGGGGACAGCATGGACACTTCCCCGGTTGAGCCCATAATCAAAACGGCCGCCGTGCCGTTGTCTTCCTGGAATTTTAATAACGCCTCAAATGCGCCGAAATCCACGCTGCCATCGTCATTAAAAGGCGTAATGAGGGCAACGAATGACCCTTCAATTTTTTCTCTGCTCATGTCTGTTTCCTGTCAATGTAAACGTGTTGCGAATAGCGAAAAATCAGGACTGAAGTGATGTCTCAGTCAGTGGTTTGGCGGTAAAACCCGCCTCGACAAAACGTAATAGGTGCGACAGCACGCGATCGTCATCGCGGTTGTCGCATAGCCCTTTGGAAAGCAGCGCCAAACGGCCAGA
It encodes:
- the mltA gene encoding murein transglycosylase A, whose protein sequence is MKGRWGKYVLTAVVIAILAGCQSRPTDRGQQYKDGHLNQPLELVNEPSAKGKPVNARDFMTQVSEIRSASPNLYSRNNTTFQAIESWMMSGADTRELSKFGLNAWQMEGVDNFGNVQFTGYYTPVLQARHTRQGEFRHPLYAMPSKGKKNRRLPDRAGIYSGALDERLVLAWTNSLVDNFMMEVQGSAYIDFGDGRPLTFFGYAGKNGHAYRSIGKVLIDRGEVAREDMSMQAIRKWAEQHTEYEVRELFEQNPSFVFFKPMMSAPVKGASAVPLVAKASVASDRSLIPAGTALLMEVPLLDNVGKFTGKYEMRLMIALDVGGAIKGQHFDMYQGIGPDAGHSAGFYNHYGRVWVLKNAQSSPTNSSGSLLVSNPQ
- a CDS encoding 4-hydroxy-tetrahydrodipicolinate synthase family protein; translation: MSREKIEGSFVALITPFNDDGSVDFGAFEALLKFQEDNGTAAVLIMGSTGEVSMLSPDERKAIIRRTAQYSTSKMKLFYGCTGNNTDTTIDYVRYAHDNGADGAIIAAPAYICASESDIESYFLEIADATDLPLGIYNNPPRVKTDLHWTSLLRIFQHPNYVIHKESTTRVGQVAQVLAGNPDVSVMCCDSPNLGLVVPTMSLGGHGTANMTGNIAPAELAEISRPWKNGEDAERFRKAYQHLLPLLHYTYSAINPVAVKSLMKAVGLPAGSLRRPLRGLQGEALDSGVRIVNELGLSSKYGFNR